In one window of Lacticaseibacillus casei DSM 20011 = JCM 1134 = ATCC 393 DNA:
- a CDS encoding IS30 family transposase — protein MQKQDSTHRQKGQHLTSLERGKVAGFRQAGKSNRWIAAEIGVCPQTINNEIKRGTVDQVKKSNGKRVYHRQYLPEAAQARYETARLSCHRPDKFASVQVFLAWYVQRAKQDKWSPDASIGYAKRHKLFTPEELVCASTLYQYIDDQRLEIRNIDLLEKTKRKTSHQHHTKAKRLAGRSIEERPKVVERRRQFGHWEMDTIVGKRNGKESVILTLIERKTRCQLLRLIEGRDADSVSYALRGIKREWGACIKTITADNGPEFTALNTAFAGTETEIFYAHPYTSCDRGTNEAHNRMIRQDFPKGMSLDDISPSQVQATQDRLNQLPRKQQGYCTPQQNFEAEARRVRRMAQ, from the coding sequence ATGCAGAAACAGGATAGCACACACCGCCAAAAAGGTCAGCACTTAACATCACTCGAGCGCGGAAAAGTGGCCGGATTCCGCCAAGCTGGGAAGTCCAATCGTTGGATTGCTGCTGAAATTGGCGTCTGCCCGCAGACCATTAATAATGAAATCAAGCGAGGTACAGTAGATCAGGTCAAGAAGAGTAATGGCAAGCGCGTCTACCATCGACAATACCTGCCAGAGGCTGCTCAGGCACGTTACGAGACTGCACGCTTGAGCTGTCATCGTCCTGACAAGTTCGCCAGCGTACAGGTCTTCTTAGCCTGGTACGTACAGCGAGCTAAGCAGGACAAATGGTCGCCGGATGCTTCAATCGGCTATGCCAAGCGACACAAGCTGTTTACTCCTGAAGAGCTTGTTTGTGCCTCGACTTTGTACCAGTACATTGACGACCAACGCCTAGAGATTCGAAATATCGACCTGTTGGAGAAGACTAAGCGGAAGACCTCTCACCAGCACCACACCAAGGCTAAGCGCCTGGCTGGCCGCAGTATCGAGGAACGGCCTAAGGTCGTTGAACGACGCAGGCAGTTCGGTCACTGGGAGATGGATACCATTGTCGGTAAACGCAATGGCAAGGAGAGCGTCATCTTGACTCTGATTGAGCGCAAGACCCGTTGCCAACTTCTCCGCTTGATCGAAGGACGAGATGCAGACTCTGTGAGCTATGCATTGCGTGGAATCAAGCGCGAATGGGGAGCTTGCATCAAGACCATCACAGCCGACAACGGACCCGAGTTCACCGCCTTAAATACTGCTTTTGCTGGGACGGAAACTGAGATCTTCTACGCCCATCCTTACACGTCCTGCGACCGTGGCACCAACGAGGCACATAACCGGATGATCCGCCAGGACTTCCCTAAGGGCATGTCCCTAGATGACATTAGCCCTAGTCAAGTGCAGGCCACGCAAGACCGCTTGAATCAGTTGCCTCGCAAACAACAGGGCTACTGCACACCCCAGCAAAACTTTGAGGCCGAAGCTCGGCGCGTTCGCCGCATGGCCCAGTAG
- a CDS encoding DUF975 family protein, producing MAENLMTFPQLKQAAKKQLKTGTNRRDLMLAYLLPSLLQAAAMITVYLMIQAVVQGFGAEKVLTDPTGFQAYYAQSSNDSGMVNTIQSLVVTMLVQGVNFAVLDLVRNHERVRPLQAVLGLFNGKWFWGSISLWIFMYFLTLIGFSFLIFPGIMLALGWRQAFWVFKDGREADQRFSSITALIGSWRLMKGFKSDLLGLYLSMIGWYLLENATFHLFDWAINPYLQLVHANYYENRRAYKMAALHRNGSDVHF from the coding sequence TTGGCAGAAAATTTAATGACTTTCCCGCAATTGAAACAGGCAGCAAAGAAACAACTGAAAACGGGAACGAATCGTCGGGATCTCATGCTGGCGTACTTGTTACCGAGCTTATTACAGGCCGCGGCGATGATCACCGTTTATTTGATGATTCAGGCGGTGGTGCAAGGCTTCGGTGCCGAAAAAGTACTCACCGATCCGACCGGTTTTCAGGCCTACTACGCCCAAAGCAGTAATGACAGCGGCATGGTGAATACCATTCAAAGCCTTGTTGTGACGATGTTGGTCCAAGGCGTTAACTTTGCGGTGCTGGACCTCGTCCGCAACCATGAACGTGTACGGCCGCTTCAAGCTGTGTTAGGTCTGTTTAACGGTAAATGGTTTTGGGGATCCATTTCATTGTGGATCTTTATGTATTTTCTGACACTCATCGGATTTTCTTTCCTGATCTTTCCCGGGATCATGTTGGCGCTAGGATGGCGACAGGCGTTTTGGGTCTTTAAAGATGGGCGCGAAGCCGATCAACGATTTTCGTCCATCACGGCCTTAATCGGATCATGGCGCCTCATGAAAGGCTTTAAGTCAGATTTACTAGGCTTGTATCTCTCAATGATTGGCTGGTATTTGTTAGAAAATGCTACTTTCCATCTCTTCGACTGGGCCATCAATCCTTATTTGCAGCTGGTTCACGCGAATTATTACGAAAACCGCCGTGCATACAAAATGGCGGCCTTGCACCGCAATGGTTCTGACGTGCACTTTTAG
- a CDS encoding ADP-ribosylglycohydrolase family protein — MGIMESRLIHATVGFAIGDALGLPVKGQTQAELAASPVAGMKGYGTFNQPAGTYSDETGLTLAGLDALQHGFDQDALVNAYQAWFKNGEYAPYGKRNPDIWSSVETTLTTGKATAAPNEPGALIRTLPFAFFAYQTFETNLFQKAEGSRLFQNFVTLTNLDPENMVASAIYTQIAIALLADAPDLPTAITTGISKTAAYFADQPTYQPAFAAFQTKLEAQASDGTATDPLSLLARVLHALQTWPDYHDAVLNALMLGGATDTAAALTGGLAGLAYGYTSLPHRWCLMLAEYAQIVDLCRQAEKSGFFPKYD, encoded by the coding sequence ATGGGCATCATGGAATCACGTTTGATTCACGCCACGGTTGGCTTTGCCATCGGTGATGCTTTGGGACTGCCGGTCAAGGGCCAAACGCAGGCTGAGTTAGCCGCTTCGCCGGTGGCTGGGATGAAGGGCTATGGCACGTTCAATCAGCCGGCCGGCACTTACTCAGATGAAACAGGCCTTACCCTGGCCGGTCTGGATGCGTTGCAGCATGGTTTCGACCAGGATGCACTGGTCAATGCCTACCAAGCCTGGTTCAAAAACGGCGAGTACGCACCCTATGGGAAAAGGAATCCTGATATTTGGTCAAGTGTCGAAACGACCTTGACCACGGGAAAAGCCACAGCGGCGCCTAACGAACCAGGAGCCTTGATTCGCACGTTGCCATTTGCCTTTTTTGCTTACCAGACATTTGAAACCAACCTGTTCCAAAAAGCGGAAGGCAGCCGGCTCTTTCAAAATTTTGTCACGCTCACCAATCTGGATCCTGAAAATATGGTCGCTTCTGCCATTTATACCCAAATTGCGATTGCACTGCTTGCCGATGCCCCTGACTTACCCACGGCAATCACCACCGGCATCAGCAAAACCGCCGCATACTTTGCGGATCAGCCAACTTATCAACCTGCTTTTGCTGCATTCCAAACCAAACTCGAAGCGCAGGCATCAGATGGCACTGCCACCGATCCTCTAAGTTTATTGGCTCGGGTCTTACACGCACTCCAAACCTGGCCGGATTATCATGATGCGGTTTTAAATGCGCTTATGCTCGGCGGCGCGACCGATACCGCAGCCGCGTTGACCGGCGGCTTAGCAGGCTTGGCCTATGGTTACACGAGTTTGCCGCATCGCTGGTGCTTGATGCTGGCTGAATACGCCCAGATTGTTGACCTATGTCGGCAAGCAGAAAAAAGCGGCTTTTTCCCGAAGTATGATTGA
- a CDS encoding ABC-F family ATP-binding cassette domain-containing protein, with protein MSVLTVTGLSQRFLDKVLYQDASFQVNIEDHLGVIGQNGVGKSTLIKILTGALTPDAGKIVWQKHLHVGYLDQYANLVPGQTVIEFLRTAFEELYRKEAKMNQIYADYATNPDDALLAKAGELQQELEAGDFYELETTIQTVAEGLGITAMGMDHPVDALSGGQRSKLILAKLLLEKPDMLLLDEPTNYLDVSHIEWLTDWLQNFEGAFIVISHDFDFLENVTNAVLDIEFGQITKYTGTLKQAMRQKEADHETYLKAFAKQQETIKKTEAFIRKFKAGTRATMAKSREKQLARMDKLTPPGTRSKAHLAFPYLPVNRQILVDVNNLVVGYDQPLLQPINFSVAKDQIIAFEGFNGVGKSTLLKTILGLIPAISGSVEIADNVVFGYYEQELHWDQPKQSPVQYLQQRFPALTQKVVRQVLSRTALTSEEANNPLTMLSGGEQAKVKLAELMLQTTNILIMDEPTNHLDDDTKNALRTGLQQYPGAVLLVSHEAGFYDRSWVDTVVNVEQLQVKA; from the coding sequence ATGAGTGTTTTAACCGTAACCGGGTTGTCGCAACGGTTTTTAGATAAAGTGTTATATCAAGATGCCAGCTTTCAGGTGAATATAGAGGACCATCTTGGCGTGATTGGCCAAAATGGGGTTGGCAAAAGTACGTTAATCAAGATTTTAACGGGAGCCTTGACGCCGGATGCCGGTAAAATCGTCTGGCAAAAGCATCTGCACGTCGGGTACTTAGACCAGTACGCTAATTTGGTGCCGGGCCAGACTGTGATCGAATTTTTGCGTACAGCTTTTGAGGAGCTTTATCGCAAAGAGGCCAAAATGAATCAAATTTACGCAGATTATGCGACAAACCCGGACGATGCGCTGTTGGCAAAAGCTGGCGAGCTTCAGCAGGAACTGGAAGCCGGCGATTTTTATGAACTCGAAACCACGATTCAAACTGTGGCGGAAGGTTTAGGCATCACGGCCATGGGGATGGATCATCCGGTTGACGCGCTTTCGGGTGGTCAGCGTTCAAAATTGATTTTGGCAAAATTACTGCTTGAAAAACCGGATATGCTCCTACTCGATGAACCGACCAATTACCTGGATGTGTCGCACATTGAATGGTTGACCGACTGGCTCCAGAACTTCGAAGGGGCTTTTATTGTTATTTCTCACGATTTTGATTTCCTCGAAAATGTGACCAATGCAGTTTTGGATATTGAGTTCGGCCAGATCACGAAATACACGGGCACTTTGAAACAGGCCATGCGCCAAAAGGAAGCCGATCACGAAACGTACCTGAAGGCATTTGCCAAACAGCAGGAAACGATCAAGAAAACCGAAGCCTTTATCCGCAAGTTTAAGGCAGGAACGCGCGCCACAATGGCTAAAAGCCGCGAAAAGCAACTGGCCCGCATGGACAAACTGACACCACCGGGGACTCGTTCTAAAGCCCACTTAGCGTTTCCTTACCTGCCAGTGAATCGGCAGATTTTGGTCGATGTGAATAACTTGGTTGTTGGCTATGATCAACCATTGTTGCAGCCAATCAATTTTTCGGTCGCAAAAGATCAGATCATTGCGTTTGAAGGGTTTAATGGGGTCGGTAAATCGACGTTATTAAAAACGATCCTCGGGTTAATTCCGGCCATTAGCGGCAGTGTCGAAATTGCCGACAACGTGGTCTTTGGGTATTACGAGCAGGAACTACATTGGGATCAGCCTAAACAAAGTCCGGTTCAGTATTTGCAACAGCGTTTTCCGGCGTTAACCCAAAAAGTTGTACGCCAGGTGCTGTCGCGAACTGCTTTGACAAGTGAAGAGGCCAATAATCCGTTAACCATGCTGTCCGGGGGCGAACAAGCCAAAGTCAAATTGGCAGAGCTCATGTTGCAGACCACCAATATTTTGATCATGGATGAGCCAACCAACCATTTGGACGACGACACCAAGAACGCATTGCGCACCGGACTACAGCAGTATCCCGGCGCCGTCTTACTCGTCTCGCATGAGGCAGGCTTTTATGATCGATCCTGGGTAGATACGGTTGTTAACGTGGAGCAATTGCAAGTTAAGGCGTGA
- the lepB gene encoding signal peptidase I translates to MKNNNQSALRTILEFLLLFVVIFFASQLLMRYVLSKDVVQGTSMQPTLENNERLYSVRIKKPKRNDIVVINAPDRPKSLYIKRVIGMPGDTVSSKNDKLYVNGKAIAEPYLNHKFSRDEINKWASQQGLDPSSIKFTNDFNIKTLSSTKSAKVPAGKYFVMGDNRLVSHDSRDFGFVDKSKIQSVVVWRYWPLNRMKIF, encoded by the coding sequence TTGAAAAATAACAATCAATCCGCCTTAAGAACGATCCTTGAGTTTCTGCTTCTTTTCGTCGTTATTTTCTTCGCGTCCCAGTTGCTGATGCGTTACGTCCTAAGCAAAGATGTGGTGCAGGGTACATCGATGCAACCGACATTGGAGAATAATGAACGGTTATATTCAGTTCGGATCAAGAAACCTAAACGCAACGATATTGTCGTGATCAATGCGCCTGATCGGCCAAAGTCGCTTTACATCAAGCGGGTTATCGGGATGCCAGGCGATACGGTGAGTTCCAAAAACGACAAACTGTATGTCAATGGTAAGGCAATTGCCGAACCCTATTTGAATCATAAGTTTTCACGTGATGAAATTAATAAATGGGCCAGTCAACAGGGACTGGATCCGTCCAGTATTAAGTTCACCAACGATTTCAATATCAAGACACTTTCGTCAACCAAATCAGCCAAAGTCCCCGCTGGAAAATATTTCGTGATGGGCGACAATCGTTTGGTTTCCCACGACAGTCGTGATTTTGGCTTTGTTGATAAGTCCAAGATTCAATCAGTCGTTGTTTGGCGGTATTGGCCGTTAAATCGGATGAAGATTTTCTGA
- a CDS encoding glycosyltransferase family 2 protein — protein sequence MTTPLVTIIVPVYNLEAYVARGLQSLLAQTYSHLQIIVIDDASDDRSPQIVSHFAQLDNRIHAILKSVNQGVSAARNSGLAQARGELIAFMDGDDWYEPDFIAHAVKMMNQGWDLIAMPFFRDDPDPKPVRSGLRKAKQLTREGLIRQMLHPVGYIRGYLWNKVFRRDVIERLQLRFDEQMSIMEDELFTATYVMATHHFLYTGHPTYHHVVRRDSATQSLGIFGAIPQQLYALWRIHRVLRHARRRAKATKKETVKIDH from the coding sequence ATGACAACGCCGCTTGTGACGATTATTGTGCCGGTTTATAACCTTGAGGCATATGTGGCGCGTGGTTTACAAAGCCTCTTGGCACAGACTTATTCCCATTTACAGATCATTGTGATTGATGATGCTTCCGACGATCGGTCACCGCAGATCGTGAGCCATTTTGCCCAGCTGGATAACCGAATTCACGCTATTTTAAAATCGGTTAACCAAGGCGTCTCGGCAGCGCGTAACAGCGGATTGGCGCAGGCTCGGGGTGAGCTGATCGCATTCATGGATGGCGATGACTGGTATGAGCCGGACTTCATTGCCCATGCCGTTAAAATGATGAATCAAGGATGGGATCTCATTGCGATGCCGTTTTTCCGGGATGATCCTGACCCAAAACCGGTACGATCGGGGTTACGCAAGGCAAAACAACTGACGCGCGAAGGCCTGATTCGGCAGATGCTGCATCCAGTGGGTTATATTCGTGGTTATCTATGGAACAAAGTTTTTCGCCGTGACGTTATTGAACGACTGCAGTTGCGCTTCGACGAGCAAATGTCCATTATGGAAGACGAACTATTTACAGCAACTTACGTGATGGCAACGCACCACTTCCTGTATACGGGTCATCCGACTTATCACCATGTGGTCCGGCGCGATTCGGCCACCCAGTCCTTGGGTATTTTTGGTGCGATACCGCAACAACTGTATGCTTTATGGCGCATTCATCGGGTTTTGCGCCACGCACGCCGCCGCGCCAAAGCAACTAAGAAAGAAACCGTTAAAATCGATCATTGA
- a CDS encoding DeoR/GlpR family DNA-binding transcription regulator gives MAMYREKRFEEIKRLLAVRNELSIDDIMKAVGVSRDTARRDIVALDAQGIARRTRGGLVSLNFGHSIPSYSARLKRFSTQKTKMAKAALSLIKPGGVYFIDDSTTLLKLSQSIRHPVTVYTHSLDNAIALSVEEQVNLHLFGGKLDHHARFFFEPTMLETLRRIAFDAAFIGATAIAEDGVYFSYMEDAQVKQAAALSARQVVVVSETEKFQIEAPYRGLELGQISTLITDKKLSAPQKRWFAPQTNFIVGS, from the coding sequence GTGGCAATGTATCGGGAAAAGCGTTTTGAGGAGATCAAAAGACTGCTGGCAGTCCGTAATGAACTGAGTATTGACGATATTATGAAAGCAGTTGGCGTTTCTCGCGACACAGCGCGCCGGGACATTGTAGCCTTGGATGCTCAAGGAATTGCCCGCCGAACCCGTGGCGGCTTGGTATCTTTAAACTTCGGCCACAGTATTCCCAGCTACTCGGCTCGTTTGAAACGGTTTTCGACCCAGAAGACGAAAATGGCTAAGGCAGCATTATCGCTGATCAAACCGGGCGGCGTTTATTTCATTGATGACTCGACCACGCTGTTGAAATTGTCACAGTCCATTCGTCATCCGGTGACCGTCTATACGCACAGCCTCGACAATGCCATTGCCCTTTCAGTAGAAGAACAAGTCAACCTGCATCTTTTTGGCGGCAAGCTTGATCACCACGCGCGATTCTTCTTTGAGCCGACCATGTTAGAAACTTTGCGCCGGATTGCTTTTGATGCCGCGTTTATCGGCGCAACGGCGATTGCCGAAGACGGCGTGTACTTTTCTTATATGGAAGACGCGCAAGTGAAACAGGCTGCGGCATTATCGGCACGCCAGGTGGTCGTGGTGTCTGAAACCGAGAAGTTCCAGATTGAAGCGCCGTACCGTGGATTGGAACTAGGACAGATTAGCACGCTGATTACGGACAAGAAATTATCAGCACCACAAAAACGCTGGTTCGCCCCACAAACAAATTTCATCGTTGGCAGCTGA
- a CDS encoding LCP family protein — protein sequence MSKQQDSNLRTTYDKPKRRHPILRAVVVIALVALFLAGGCAARFYSQAKKAVAKTYDPVSTKAVDSDLDGKKPISILLMGTDTGAFGRKDTGRSDTLMLVTINPKEKKTTMVSIPRDTLAEMVGTGNDSSTYEKINAAYSYGQSKAAIKTVEKLLNVPVNYYVTVNMEGLQKIVDAVGGVDVNVPFTWTDANTGGQTFKKGKAHLNGELALAYARMRDEDPEGDYGRQKRQQEVINQIVKHLLSVKSLTNYQKVMDSLSSSMRTNLTFDDMMAIAQNYRASAGTIERKQLRGIGVYIDNAAYQVMKTDTLQKTSDELREQLGLQSEKLSNFNTRQNEINNAAGFDWTANNPVYTVSLDGATTGP from the coding sequence ATGTCTAAGCAACAAGATTCAAATCTGCGAACGACATATGATAAACCTAAGCGGCGTCATCCGATTCTTCGGGCAGTGGTCGTCATCGCGCTCGTGGCGTTATTCCTTGCGGGCGGCTGTGCGGCCAGATTCTACTCCCAAGCGAAGAAAGCCGTGGCGAAAACTTACGATCCCGTCAGCACCAAGGCTGTTGACTCTGACCTTGATGGTAAAAAACCCATCAGTATTCTCCTGATGGGAACCGATACCGGCGCTTTTGGTCGTAAAGATACCGGTCGATCCGATACCCTCATGTTAGTGACCATTAATCCTAAAGAAAAGAAAACAACGATGGTCAGCATTCCGCGTGACACCCTGGCAGAAATGGTGGGGACCGGCAACGACTCTTCAACCTATGAAAAGATCAATGCAGCGTACTCATATGGTCAATCGAAGGCGGCCATTAAAACCGTCGAGAAATTGTTAAATGTTCCGGTTAATTATTACGTAACGGTCAATATGGAAGGTCTCCAAAAAATTGTCGACGCTGTCGGCGGTGTGGACGTCAATGTGCCATTTACCTGGACAGACGCCAACACCGGTGGTCAGACGTTCAAGAAAGGCAAAGCCCATCTCAATGGCGAACTGGCGCTTGCATACGCCCGGATGCGTGACGAAGATCCGGAAGGTGACTATGGCCGGCAGAAGCGGCAACAGGAAGTCATCAATCAAATTGTCAAACATCTGTTATCAGTTAAGTCGCTGACGAACTATCAGAAGGTTATGGATTCCTTATCTTCCAGCATGCGGACGAATCTGACGTTTGATGACATGATGGCGATTGCCCAAAATTACCGGGCTTCAGCGGGCACTATCGAACGTAAGCAACTTCGTGGTATTGGTGTTTACATTGACAATGCTGCCTATCAGGTTATGAAGACCGATACGCTTCAGAAAACGTCAGACGAACTGCGTGAACAACTAGGTTTACAAAGCGAAAAGCTCAGCAACTTCAATACCCGGCAAAATGAAATTAACAATGCGGCCGGTTTTGACTGGACCGCCAACAATCCGGTTTATACGGTTTCGCTTGACGGTGCCACTACTGGGCCGTGA
- a CDS encoding class I SAM-dependent methyltransferase, whose product MKENRAFWNQFAEDYVAAEKASRLPIARDVTAWLLAEGLLPTKSLVDLAAGTGRYAARFAAHVQQLTLIDWSSAMLAYARQQLTANSTTSVNFITADWHQLEARPTADLIFVSQLPTLEANELSLLTDWANQSVVLNFQSEQSDALMDRALTYLGQTVPVAYQADPSRVASYERWLRAHHMPFKSHTLTYHLEEQTTISDLLPELTVPLGVEAASQLAKALTGNENAHMPVTDHLTYTYTQLVWHSDH is encoded by the coding sequence ATGAAAGAAAATCGGGCCTTTTGGAATCAATTCGCCGAAGACTACGTCGCGGCCGAGAAAGCGTCACGTTTGCCAATTGCTCGAGATGTTACCGCATGGCTGCTCGCTGAAGGGCTGCTGCCGACTAAATCACTCGTTGACCTTGCTGCCGGGACCGGCCGTTACGCCGCTCGCTTCGCCGCGCATGTCCAACAATTGACGTTAATCGATTGGTCTTCTGCCATGCTGGCATATGCAAGGCAACAGCTAACAGCCAATTCGACTACATCAGTCAACTTCATAACCGCCGATTGGCATCAGCTCGAAGCGCGGCCTACTGCCGATCTTATTTTTGTTAGCCAGTTGCCCACGCTGGAGGCCAATGAACTGTCATTGTTAACCGACTGGGCTAATCAAAGCGTTGTGTTGAACTTTCAAAGCGAACAGTCTGACGCTTTGATGGATCGCGCGCTAACTTATTTAGGCCAAACCGTACCGGTCGCTTATCAGGCAGACCCTAGTCGCGTTGCCAGCTATGAGCGCTGGTTACGTGCCCACCACATGCCGTTCAAATCGCATACGCTGACTTATCATCTTGAGGAGCAGACAACGATTAGCGATCTTTTGCCTGAGCTAACCGTGCCTTTGGGTGTAGAGGCGGCCAGCCAACTTGCCAAGGCACTGACTGGAAACGAAAATGCCCACATGCCAGTCACCGACCACCTCACTTATACCTATACGCAACTGGTCTGGCATTCGGATCATTAG
- a CDS encoding hydrolase has protein sequence MASNHSQKVEAIADHATSDSDNSKVSAKSIVLSNEAKVEQANAYSLIKPKNENTITVGTNDIAEAAHQIADQKAAAAKAAEEQAAAEKAAAEKAAADQAAAEKAAQEQQAQAQAAQNAANAAAASAAPTSTAQTTQTTTNKGTFKLSFYDPAVLGSNMGYDGVAANLSVFPKGTRLKITLSDGTVWYRTVNDTGSFAAGNPNQLDVAMPNSQIPSAGVMSATVEVVG, from the coding sequence ATGGCGAGCAATCATTCACAAAAGGTTGAAGCGATTGCCGATCATGCCACATCTGATAGTGACAACAGTAAAGTCAGCGCTAAGTCAATTGTGTTAAGCAACGAGGCTAAGGTTGAACAGGCGAATGCATATTCACTGATCAAACCTAAGAATGAAAATACCATCACAGTCGGCACAAATGATATTGCCGAAGCAGCACATCAAATTGCTGATCAAAAAGCGGCTGCTGCCAAGGCTGCCGAAGAACAAGCCGCTGCCGAAAAAGCAGCAGCTGAAAAAGCGGCTGCAGATCAGGCAGCTGCCGAAAAAGCAGCGCAAGAGCAACAAGCTCAGGCACAGGCAGCGCAAAATGCTGCTAACGCTGCGGCGGCAAGTGCAGCACCAACGAGCACTGCACAAACAACCCAGACAACAACCAACAAGGGAACCTTTAAGTTGAGCTTCTACGATCCCGCAGTCCTCGGCTCAAACATGGGATACGATGGCGTTGCTGCCAATCTTTCGGTCTTCCCTAAAGGTACACGTCTGAAGATCACCTTGTCTGATGGTACAGTTTGGTATCGGACCGTTAATGACACCGGTAGTTTTGCGGCAGGCAACCCTAACCAACTGGACGTCGCGATGCCTAACTCCCAGATTCCTTCAGCAGGTGTGATGTCAGCAACCGTTGAAGTTGTTGGCTAA
- a CDS encoding ISNCY family transposase, which yields MKKVVLTMKEEERYRVIKAVVNGKTSVQRAAVKLKRSERTIYRLIKLYKQQGKDGFIHGNAGREPANKRNAQLERQIIHLYTNKYAVFNIAHFHEFLTTAEQIAISESSLRLLFRHHHILSPKAHKATKRRVKRELKEKEKKAKLLSKRDEATLSAIEVVENIKAHPERPRKHYSGEQVQMDASWEYWFGTQKTTLHAAIDDQSGNVVGGYFAKQETLSGYYHVFAQVLRDYGAPAEFLTDRRTVFNSNKKEGSPSTENPLTRFGYACQTLGTELSATSIPQAKGRIERLLETFQDRLTSELRLHNITTIADANRFLVGFIKRYNDRFASTIKSSMSVFEKQLTPKEIDNILIIANERSIGHGHCVRFDNKRYLPHRNGELVYLPPHTKVLVIKSFTGRLYMTTDDDQVYDLFCVPKEQFMSAKFDLTPAAAPTPKRTKKIPAITHPWRRTNYRDYLDSLGINRTRVKQLVAERYPYKNSQAIQV from the coding sequence ATGAAGAAGGTTGTCTTAACAATGAAAGAAGAAGAACGTTACCGAGTCATCAAAGCAGTGGTCAATGGTAAGACCTCCGTGCAACGCGCAGCCGTTAAGCTCAAGCGCTCCGAACGAACCATCTACCGACTGATCAAGCTTTACAAGCAACAAGGCAAAGACGGCTTTATCCATGGTAATGCCGGCCGTGAGCCTGCCAACAAACGCAACGCGCAACTCGAACGCCAGATCATTCATCTGTACACCAACAAGTATGCCGTTTTCAACATCGCTCATTTCCACGAGTTCTTAACCACTGCCGAACAAATCGCCATCTCCGAATCCTCACTCCGGCTCTTATTCAGACACCACCACATCCTTTCACCCAAAGCCCACAAGGCCACGAAACGTCGGGTCAAGCGTGAGTTAAAAGAGAAAGAAAAGAAGGCCAAGCTCCTATCCAAACGTGATGAAGCCACCTTGTCAGCCATCGAGGTCGTTGAAAACATCAAAGCCCATCCAGAACGTCCTCGGAAACATTATTCTGGTGAACAGGTACAAATGGATGCTTCCTGGGAGTATTGGTTTGGTACTCAAAAAACCACCTTACACGCAGCCATTGATGATCAGTCCGGGAACGTTGTCGGCGGCTACTTTGCCAAACAAGAAACACTCAGCGGCTATTATCATGTGTTTGCCCAAGTCCTTCGCGATTATGGCGCTCCAGCAGAATTCCTAACGGATCGGCGCACCGTGTTTAACAGCAACAAAAAAGAGGGCTCACCTTCGACCGAGAACCCTCTTACACGTTTCGGTTATGCCTGCCAGACACTTGGAACAGAACTTTCGGCCACCAGTATTCCGCAAGCCAAAGGCCGTATAGAACGTCTTCTGGAGACTTTTCAAGATCGGCTCACAAGTGAACTGCGGTTGCATAACATCACCACAATCGCAGATGCCAATCGGTTTTTGGTCGGCTTTATCAAGCGTTACAATGACCGCTTCGCATCTACCATCAAAAGTAGCATGTCGGTGTTTGAGAAGCAACTAACACCCAAGGAAATTGACAATATTTTGATCATTGCCAATGAACGCAGCATCGGCCACGGACATTGTGTTCGCTTTGATAACAAACGCTATCTGCCACACCGGAATGGCGAATTGGTTTACTTACCACCGCATACAAAGGTCTTAGTCATCAAAAGCTTCACGGGCAGACTTTATATGACCACTGATGATGACCAGGTGTACGATCTTTTCTGTGTGCCAAAAGAACAGTTCATGTCAGCCAAATTCGATCTTACGCCAGCTGCGGCACCAACTCCTAAACGAACCAAGAAAATCCCGGCAATTACGCATCCGTGGCGCCGCACCAACTATCGCGATTACCTTGATTCTCTTGGCATTAACAGGACAAGGGTTAAACAGTTGGTCGCCGAACGATATCCATACAAGAATTCACAAGCGATTCAAGTCTAA